GAACGGTTGATTGATAGAAAATGACATAGTGAACTCCTCACCGAACAAGAATAGCTACCATTATACAACTGAACCACGTTCATTTCTAGGTTTTAGACGCCCTTTTTTCTAGGTGGTAAATGATGCTTTCTTTCGTATGTATAAAAAAGCCCGACACCATTGCATAAAAGTGTCGGGCTAGTCATTCAGGTTACTTTACTTCTTTAAACGAAAAATTATCCAGATACGTCATTTTGCGAGGCGTGTCTTTCGTTGCTTCACGCTGCAGGTACAATCCCAGCTTCGTTCCTTCTTGTTTGATTTGTTGGTTGCCAAACAAGAACTGTCCGTTCATGTAGATGGACACGGAGCTGCCGTCCACGACGACTTTCAGGCGATTGCTCGACTTCAGCTTGTAGGAGCCAGAAGCGATCCAATCGATATTGTCTTCGTACACATTGTTTACTTTGCCCAGGACAACGCGGTCTTTTTGAACAAAGACGACATTTGCTTTACCGTCTTTGCCATTGAAGAACAGGCCACCCATACCATCTGTATCAGAGGTGTTTACATCGACAGACAGCTCGTAATGATTCACTTTGTCTGACTCATCCCAGTTCAATGGTAGCAGGTAATGATCCAGATTTTTATCTGTAGAGATCGCGGTTACTTGTTTGTTGATAACTCCCCAAGAACCATTTGCCTTGTCAGTCTGCCAGTTCTTCAGATCATTTTCAGAGAAAGCGTCACTGATGTTAATGGGAGTTGGTTTAGGGTCTTCTGGAGCTGGGAAAACCACTTTTGTTTCGTCATCGTCTTTGCGATCAATCAGAGCACGGTAGAGCAGAGACGCGGCTTCCGCACGGGTGATTGGATCTTGAGGACGGAAATAGTTGTTGGAGCCTTGCATCAGGTTCGATTGGATGGCGATGGCGATATAAGAGCGCAGTGCTGGCGAGATATCGTCGTCATCCTTGAACTTTTTCAATTGGTTCAAATCTGCTTTGTACTTCTTGTCGTAGCCGAGCAGGCGAACCAGAGCTACAGCAATGTCTTCACGTACAGCAGATTCATTTGGTTTGTACGTGTAAGTAGAGCCCGATTTGTACCCAGTCAAGTATGGCTTGGCGTATTCCACATAGTAGAATGCCCAGTGAGACTTCGGCACATCTTTAAAGGTTTGAGTGATGGAGCGCTTATCCATGTCGACATCGGCTGCCGCAATCATGATTTTCGCAAACTCAGCACGGGTTACTTGGTTGTTAGGGCGGAACGTTCGGTTGTCGTAGCCTGCGATAATGCCTTTTTCTGCCATCTCGGTAATTTCTTTATACGCCCAGTGACTACGTGGGACGTCGGAGAAAGATGAGTTGGCGGCACTCACAAAGGGAACGACCGTCAAGAACATCATCACCGATAAAAATATGGCTAGTGCTCTTTTCATGTAGGACCTCCTCATTTGGGATTGTGGTTTGTGTCTGGCTGTTATTCAGACGATGGATGGGGGAGGAATGTTGCAAGTTATAAAATGTTTTTTGGAAAAAATGAGTAAATGGTCGCGCTGAGTCGATCGGTAAGCAGGATATATATCCCGATGAGAGGAAGCGTCTATCGTTCTTTGGTATCTGACAAAGGGAGGCACCTGTCAAAGTTCCGTCGGCAAATATTCTTTATATGGAAGAATTGCCGTAGCCAGCATTAATTGGAAGGGGTGAAGCAAGTTGGGTTTTGTACATATTTTGCCTCATTATGCATTAGCGATGTATCGCCCAAAATGCTATAATTCTGTATTGGTGACTATGACAATTAATTCTAGTTGAGGTGATACATTATGAAGGATACGAAAGAGGCGACTGTGGACTTAAAATCCACTAAGTCTCCGAAGACCACGGCAGACTTTGCAAAATACTTTCAAGCACCTTCCCTTAAAGAAGCAAAGCAACGAGGGAAGGAAGATATTTTAGTGCATTACGACTTTGCCATCTCGGACGACATGCGGGATATTGGCAAAGGGAAGCGCTACCACGTACGCACTTATGGCTGCCAGATGAATGAACATGATTCGGAGACGATCTCGGGTATTCTCGAGCAGATGGGGTACACAGCGTCTGAGGAGATCGAGGAAGCAGACGTCATTCTATTCAACACCTGTGCGATTCGGGAAAATGCAGAGGACAAGGTATTTGGAGAGCTGGGTCACATGAAGCGACTGAAGCATAACAATCCGAACCTCATTCTCGGT
This is a stretch of genomic DNA from Brevibacillus choshinensis. It encodes these proteins:
- a CDS encoding S-layer homology domain-containing protein; the encoded protein is MKRALAIFLSVMMFLTVVPFVSAANSSFSDVPRSHWAYKEITEMAEKGIIAGYDNRTFRPNNQVTRAEFAKIMIAAADVDMDKRSITQTFKDVPKSHWAFYYVEYAKPYLTGYKSGSTYTYKPNESAVREDIAVALVRLLGYDKKYKADLNQLKKFKDDDDISPALRSYIAIAIQSNLMQGSNNYFRPQDPITRAEAASLLYRALIDRKDDDETKVVFPAPEDPKPTPINISDAFSENDLKNWQTDKANGSWGVINKQVTAISTDKNLDHYLLPLNWDESDKVNHYELSVDVNTSDTDGMGGLFFNGKDGKANVVFVQKDRVVLGKVNNVYEDNIDWIASGSYKLKSSNRLKVVVDGSSVSIYMNGQFLFGNQQIKQEGTKLGLYLQREATKDTPRKMTYLDNFSFKEVK